From the genome of Triticum aestivum cultivar Chinese Spring chromosome 1A, IWGSC CS RefSeq v2.1, whole genome shotgun sequence:
CCTCTCCTCGTTGGAGGAAGCTCCTCTGACGTACGGCGCCGGCCGTTaggccactgacaggtgggtcaAGTTTCAGTCGGGCCCATGAGTCAGCGACGGAACGGCACCCTGCCGCACGGCAGGGGATCCTCGTCCCTCCTCGTTGGCGATTTGCATGTCTGCCCACCATGTTTTCCTCTATTTATACGACTATAGTACAAAAGAAATCACAAAAGGCGCACCATTTGAAGACAAGGTTGTGACAGAACTAGCGTTTCCTCCATGCAGAAATGATCTTATTGTCCAATGCGTTTTGGTTCTTCCTCGATCTATTTTGTTCTTTTTGCTTCATTTGTGCAACGAATTCACTAGCGGCTCAATCAAGTTTTACAGTGGTGGCGTTTGTGATCCTAGCTTGTCTAGTCTAGAGCGTGCTCCACCCGTAATCTTGCGGGTTGTTTTCAAGCCTTTTACATGTGTAATCAACAACATTGGCTTCATTACTTTGAAGCTGGGTTGCCTGTTCTCTAAAACAAGCATTAGTTTTTATTATAGCTAAAGAAACAACCAAAGAAATCCAACTACGAAATTAATAGACCAATTTATAAAGGAAAATAGACCAAGAACCCAAAGTTAGTGAAAATGAAAGGACAATTGGGAGAAAACACTAACACGGGAAAGCTTCCCAGCTAAACTAGGCCGCAAGCACCGCCAAATGTAGACATGCTGACAAAGCCGACCAGTACAACACAGAAACAAAACACacccctaagggcatctccagccgttggccccccagggggcgcctaaaatcgtcgcctgggggtgagccggcgcaaaattGGGCCTGGGGGCaagttggtccccagccgccggccccagggccgcccccaggcacgttttaaaataaaagaagttcggcgaagttcggcttaaacacgataaaattcggccaaacacgataaattccggccaaacacgataaatttcggcacatttcggcgaagttcgcggattttcattacatagcacatatacataaactaatctaaaggaaaaactggctgaagtcgccgccgtcgccgccatcgtcgtcgtcggccttctcctccttgacgcggtcgcccctgctggacccctgctcggcgtcgccatggcggactggtggcggcacatcgtcgtcgtcgtcgttgtcgcagATGGCGACGACTTCGTCTTCGTCGCGGCTGCGTCGACGCTCCGCGAAGCGAAGCAGGGCGGTGCActggcgctccttcgccttctccaggcgctccttctccatcgctatggagtccctgcgcgcccattccagggccgcttcgtcgtcgtcgagctccgtcgtcaccggcgcggccggctccttcttcaccggcgcgagccccggctccgtcttcaccggcgtgagccccgactccgtctttggcttgacgaagcgcggaggaggagccgacgagtaggcgcgccggccgccctcgttgatgacgatgccggcgctgcgagtgcgccggccgagcggcgtctctgccgcgggctcggccttgacgccgagcagggccggagtgccggaggagtgcgatgaagatcgggaggaggaagaagaggaggaggacccgaacctccttggcgcccatggcccggcgcgtcggtgctgcgccggggcggccgccctcgccgggtacgccaacggggggtcgttgccgccctcgaggtacgtcagcacgccctcgagtgtgcggccggggacgccccaccacaggtggcgcccctcgctgttttGCCGGCCGCCAACCACCGGTGCGCCGTTGAAGGACGCCAAGcgttgctgctggcggcgctcgaaatacgccgcccaagccgcgtggttgtcggcgacgTACTGGGagagggagagttgggcgtcggtgagggaggcgcgcacgacctcgacttcctcggcgaagtacttcggcttcgccacggcgtcgggcaacgggggaatgggcactcccccggcgctgagcctccaccccgtcggctcggcgcgcatgtccggcggcgccgggatgttcgctggaacaggagccaggactcctgttcgcggagcgaacggcggccgaagccgttggccgccgcctcgtctccggggaagtgttccgccatggcgacgggctcgggagaggtagagagatagagggaggggctgggcggcggcgctcgggagaggtagggagagggaggagctgggcggcggcgagggctggggctggtgtgggcacaggcgagtgcaggccaccggctatatagccgcgccgcacccgtgtgtacgcgtgcgagggtggggaggcgtcggcgcgccgcctgtgaggaatcaatggcaaggctgaccggcggcagccttggcattgatttcccgcgggaaccgaggccgttgggggaagacgaggcacCGTGTCGCTGATGTGGCGGGCAcgcggctgtttcgcgccaaaacagttcgccccgacgcccccagcgcgccgggttcgacctgggtccgccggcgctgttttcggtccaggccggcgaaaatcgggctcctgaagACGCGACTGGGACATTTTTTTGGCGCTGACGTGAAAAAATCGCTTGGGGAAGCCTTACtgagggcgcggctggagatgccctaagcactATGCACCAAAGTGCCAAAACCTTGACCATGATAAAACCCGGAAATGGGTTGACCCAATGCTTATAGGACGATAACCATACCAGTTACCATGCTTTCTAGCACACCTCTCTTTGCTTTTTTTGAATTGCACCtcccccccctccccctctccctctctctcttttgggTTTAGAAGTTCTGATTGCATGTTAGTTTACTCGTATGGTGAGTAGATTCACTATTTTTTCAGTATTTCTTCACATTGCTATGTGTTATTTTTGTTTAGTTTGTCTTTTTTAGAGAATTTGGTCCTTTTAAAAAGTACATTGAAACCTCTCATTCATCTCCTCTCTAGTCGATATATTGATACAATAGTAAGTATGCTCCATGGAATAGAGACACGACAATTGACACATGTCGCGTGCACAATTTTACTTTCGAAAGTGGGAGATGTTATACTTGCCAAAAGGAAAATAACACACCTAAGAGGTCAAAATTGGAAAATTACACAAGTCCTACCAAGGGTATCCCTAAGAGTTCAGCCTCCAACAAGGACCCCCATGCAAACTGACTACTACTCAACGATTGCCCTATGAGCCTATGCCcctacccttctctctctctcatcATCAAGAAAAGTctattttttcaaaaagaaaaaaaagcctcAACTCTCAACTCTCAAAACACCCGCACACATTATTTTTTCacggaaaagagaaaaagaaaacaccTAACGATAAAACTTTACCAAGGATTGCTCCAAGCAGCAGCTCGTCCTTCCCTTTTCCCAATCTCGCAGCTTCCATCTCTCTGACTCCTCCATCCTCCCAAAGCCGAAGCCTGCCCAGTGCCCACCCCCCATGTCTCCCGCTGCTACCGCCGAGATCACAACCGCCCTGCTCCTCTGCACCAGCAGCAGCATCGGAAGCAGCACGGGCTGCAGTGCAGACGGTTGCTGATTTCCCCGTAATCAAGCTCCCTTCCTTGcctttttcttcatcttcttcctcctctccttctTCCTGGAAGGTATACCGTACCCCAAGAATCGCGCAAAGGACCACCCCTCTTCTTCCTCCAGaatccagctgctgctgctgctgctactactactgctgctgctagtGGTAGTAACCAACTGAGCGCTTCTTGATCTGTTCTGGTGTCCGTGTACATGGAGATGCGATGGGTGCGGAGGTAGCTGCGCTGTGCTGAGTAGTAGGTGAGCAGTGAGCCGCAGCTAGCGGCGAGCGCGGGGGAAGGAGATCGATGGAGGATCTGTACAGCATCCACCCGGGGATCTcgcgcggcggcgagggcggcgcggcctGCAGCGAGGCGTCGGGGGTCGCCGGCGGGGCCAGctctcctccgccgcctccgccgcctgcgGATCTGACGGAGCTGATGAAGGCGCAGATCGCCGGGCACCCCCGCTACCCCTCCCTCCTCTCCGCGTACATCGAATGCCGCAAGGTCCGTCCGTGTTCAGCTCCAGCTCCATTTTGCATGCTGTAGCCCGCTAGTAGTAGCTAGAGCTAGCTAGCTCGCTCAGCGCAGCTCATCGTCAGAAATTAATTGCCACGTTGATTCTTGATTTGTCAGGTGGGCGCACCGCCGGAGGtggccgcgctgctggaggagatCGGCCAGCCGGAGAGGCGCAGTGGAGGCGCCGCAGCCGCCGGGGAGATtggcctcgaccccgagctcgacGAGTTCATGGTAGGTACAACCAGTTCAAGGCAGCTCGCTCCACTAATCCTGGCGCGCTAGCTCTTGCTTGTTATTACATGTGGAGATGACAACGCGGCTCGCGCGCGCATGCAGGAGGCCTACTGCCGGCTGCTGTCGCGGTACAAGGAGGAGCTGTCCCGGCCGTTGGACGAGGCCGCCTCCTTCCTCACCACCATCCGCTCGCAGCTCACTAATCTCTGCGGCGGCGGCGCCACCGCCACCTCGCCGCACTCCGGTATACTATAATTTACATGCATCCATGCATTTTGCATCTCGCGCCTTGATTTTCTCCGGCATGCCGCGTCCCTCTGCGGCCTTGGATTCGTTCGCCATTGTTGCGTTGTGTCATGTGTGCGAAAGTGTTTGATGCTTTGTGTGTGAATGTGGCTTTGATGATgaatgcgtgcgtgcgtgcgtgcgtatgTGCGTTCTTGATAGGTCAAATCGTGTCCATGCAAATGGGGCGCAGGTGTGTCAGGCTACGGGGCCGGAAGAGTAAAGCTTTGGTGGTGCTCGTGTAGGGTTTTGTCCAAGGTTCCATCGTCCTTGCAGCTCCAGCCTACCTATGCATGCTtctctctctatatctctctccagatccttctctctctctctctctctctctctctctctagaggcTAGTGAGGCAGGAGTAGCTACTAGCCTGCTATATGTAGACTTTGCAGGTCGGGCCGGTGATGGAACTTGAGAGAGAGCTGGGATGGGATGGCTTTGGAAAAAGAAAAG
Proteins encoded in this window:
- the LOC100270665 gene encoding homeobox protein knotted-1-like 10, with the translated sequence MEDLYSIHPGISRGGEGGAACSEASGVAGGASSPPPPPPPADLTELMKAQIAGHPRYPSLLSAYIECRKVGAPPEVAALLEEIGQPERRSGGAAAAGEIGLDPELDEFMEAYCRLLSRYKEELSRPLDEAASFLTTIRSQLTNLCGGGATATSPHSDEMVGSSEDEPCSGDADGSDAGMQEHSSRLADHELKEMLLKKYSGCLSRLRSEFLKKRKKGKLPKDARLALMDWWNTHYRWPYPTEEDKVRLAAMTGLDPKQINNWFINQRKRHWKPSEDMRFALMEGVTGGGGSSSGTTLYFDTGTIGP